A section of the Petrimonas sulfuriphila genome encodes:
- a CDS encoding uracil-xanthine permease — protein MENVKPLTPLSKTVVGVQFLFVAFGATVLVPLLVGLDPSTALFTAGIGTLVFHLVTKGIVPIFLGSSFAFIAPIVKATELYGLAGTLSGLVAVGAVYFLMSALVKWQGIKVIQRLFPPVVIGPVIMLIGLSLSGTGVNMAAENWLLAIIALVTAIIVSMFAKGLLKLIPIFSGIIVGYIAAVFMGKIDFTPVIEAPWFSLPQFVTPQFSWQAILFMAPVAIAPVIEHVGDVYAVSQVAGKDFVKKPGLHRTMLGDGIACSIAGLIGGPPVTTYSEVTGAMVLTKVTDPVVIRIAAVTGIVFSLIGKISFFLKTIPNAVLGGIMLLLFGMIAATGVNNMIANKTDMSVTRNLIIVSLILTTGIGGAIFKIGDFTFAGIGLAAMVGVVLNLILPGHKGEKGSEAK, from the coding sequence ATGGAAAATGTAAAACCGCTCACCCCCCTGTCAAAAACTGTGGTTGGGGTTCAGTTTCTTTTTGTGGCTTTCGGTGCCACGGTTTTAGTACCTCTTTTAGTCGGCTTGGATCCTTCTACAGCATTATTCACCGCCGGAATCGGAACGCTGGTCTTTCATCTGGTAACGAAAGGCATTGTCCCTATCTTTTTAGGCAGCAGTTTCGCATTCATTGCGCCTATTGTTAAAGCCACCGAGCTTTACGGATTGGCCGGGACCTTATCGGGATTGGTGGCCGTTGGCGCTGTTTATTTTCTGATGAGTGCACTCGTCAAGTGGCAGGGGATAAAAGTTATCCAACGGTTGTTCCCACCCGTAGTTATTGGCCCGGTTATCATGCTTATCGGCTTGTCGCTTTCCGGAACGGGTGTGAATATGGCTGCTGAAAACTGGCTGCTGGCTATTATTGCGCTTGTAACCGCCATTATCGTGAGCATGTTTGCCAAAGGGTTGCTGAAACTGATTCCCATTTTCAGCGGAATCATTGTGGGATATATTGCTGCTGTTTTTATGGGGAAGATCGATTTTACACCCGTCATTGAAGCTCCCTGGTTCAGTCTGCCGCAGTTTGTAACTCCCCAGTTTTCGTGGCAGGCCATCCTGTTTATGGCTCCGGTAGCCATCGCTCCGGTTATTGAACATGTTGGCGACGTTTATGCTGTGAGCCAGGTAGCTGGAAAAGATTTCGTAAAAAAGCCGGGCCTTCACCGAACGATGTTGGGTGACGGTATCGCATGCAGCATTGCCGGGCTTATCGGTGGGCCTCCGGTTACCACTTATTCGGAAGTTACCGGTGCTATGGTGCTGACCAAAGTGACCGATCCGGTAGTGATTCGCATTGCGGCGGTGACGGGCATTGTTTTTTCGTTAATTGGGAAAATAAGCTTCTTCCTTAAAACCATACCCAACGCGGTGCTGGGTGGAATTATGTTGTTGCTTTTCGGCATGATTGCAGCTACCGGCGTCAACAACATGATCGCCAACAAAACCGATATGAGCGTTACACGCAACCTGATTATTGTCTCGCTTATCCTGACTACGGGAATCGGTGGGGCTATTTTTAAGATAGGTGATTTTACCTTTGCCGGCATCGGGTTAGCGGCTATGGTCGGTGTAGTCCTGAACTTGATTTTACCCGGCCACAAGGGAGAGAAGGGAAGCGAAGCCAAATAA
- a CDS encoding nitroreductase family protein — MKLDEIIQLRRSVRKFKDQSIDKEVIGEIIESARLAPSAVNFQPWKFYICRSEEAKKIMRQSYPREWFNSAPLYILACGDHQQSWKRPCDGKDHLDIDIAIAVEHMVLKITELGLGTCWVCNFNPQTVKEGLQLSENVEPIVLLPVGYPENVDPDPRNKKRKSPEEITKWI; from the coding sequence ATGAAACTTGACGAGATAATCCAGTTACGCAGATCGGTAAGAAAATTCAAGGATCAATCTATTGATAAAGAAGTTATTGGTGAGATAATCGAAAGTGCTCGTTTGGCTCCTTCAGCCGTTAATTTTCAACCGTGGAAATTCTACATATGCCGGTCGGAAGAAGCCAAAAAAATAATGCGGCAAAGTTATCCGCGAGAGTGGTTCAATAGTGCCCCGCTATACATCCTTGCCTGCGGAGACCATCAACAATCGTGGAAACGCCCGTGTGACGGCAAGGACCACCTCGATATCGATATAGCAATTGCTGTGGAACACATGGTGTTAAAAATCACTGAACTTGGACTTGGAACTTGTTGGGTTTGCAACTTCAATCCGCAAACCGTAAAGGAGGGATTACAACTCAGTGAAAATGTGGAACCCATCGTTCTATTACCCGTTGGTTATCCGGAAAACGTTGATCCGGATCCCAGAAACAAGAAACGGAAATCGCCGGAAGAAATAACGAAGTGGATCTAA
- a CDS encoding sugar phosphate isomerase/epimerase: protein MTIDRRKFIKSSLAGAAVAGLGKSLSAFAGETPAGTPPAFPIKAELRISFQEGTAPGANLNEKFDFMEEHGVVGFEPHGRGMKGRMQEFKDALKGRNIKVSAVCAGFEGFILSTDPAIRKKCRDTMEELIILGGELGSTGVIIVPAFNSQVPVMPHTQETRDFLCEQFNEMGNTAQKYGTTVILEPLNRKEAFYLRQVADAASICRDINNPGVTCLGDFWHMTWEETCDMAAFVSAGKYLQHVHMASRKRRSMPGEDGEADNYVNGFRGLKMIGYDKYVSFECGCQGDRKVVVPAALDLLRKQWKEA, encoded by the coding sequence ATGACGATAGACAGAAGAAAATTCATCAAATCATCACTTGCCGGTGCCGCTGTAGCCGGCCTTGGAAAGTCCCTGAGCGCTTTCGCGGGTGAAACCCCGGCCGGTACTCCTCCCGCCTTTCCGATCAAGGCAGAGCTCAGAATATCGTTTCAGGAAGGGACAGCTCCCGGTGCAAACCTGAACGAAAAGTTCGACTTTATGGAAGAACACGGCGTGGTGGGGTTCGAGCCCCACGGCAGGGGGATGAAAGGCAGGATGCAAGAGTTCAAGGATGCGTTAAAAGGGCGTAACATCAAAGTTAGCGCCGTTTGCGCCGGCTTCGAAGGATTCATTCTTTCTACCGATCCCGCTATCCGCAAGAAATGCCGTGACACGATGGAAGAACTGATCATCCTGGGCGGTGAACTTGGCTCAACGGGAGTGATCATCGTTCCGGCGTTCAATTCGCAGGTGCCGGTGATGCCACATACACAAGAAACGCGCGATTTCCTGTGTGAGCAGTTCAACGAAATGGGCAACACGGCTCAAAAGTATGGCACAACGGTTATCCTGGAGCCTCTGAACCGAAAGGAAGCCTTTTACCTCCGCCAGGTGGCGGATGCTGCATCCATATGCCGCGACATCAACAACCCCGGAGTTACCTGTCTGGGAGACTTCTGGCACATGACGTGGGAAGAAACGTGTGACATGGCGGCTTTCGTTTCAGCGGGAAAATACCTGCAACACGTGCATATGGCCAGCCGTAAGCGCCGCAGCATGCCGGGAGAAGACGGAGAAGCCGACAACTACGTGAACGGTTTCCGCGGATTGAAAATGATCGGTTACGATAAGTACGTCAGCTTTGAATGCGGCTGCCAGGGTGACCGCAAGGTGGTTGTCCCGGCTGCACTCGACCTGTTGAGAAAACAATGGAAAGAGGCCTGA
- a CDS encoding Gfo/Idh/MocA family oxidoreductase, translated as MINWGFIGCGNVTEKKSGPAFRKVDGSDVVAVMRRDAESAKDYALRHHIAKRYSDAHALINDSAVNAVYVATPPGSHAEYAVAAMKAGKPVYVEKPMAASFEECVIMAEAAKETGVPCFVAYYRRTLPYFLRIRQLLESGEIGEVREVKIRFIIPPYPSDLSRETLPWRVKKEVAGAGYFYDLASHQLDYLDFVFGEITEVGGTAKNVAGLYDVEDTVDGEWLHKMGVRGSGHWEFAAPVSERTDEVEIIGSKGSIRFSTFHFTPIVLNRASGEKIYTEENPENIQFYLIQSIVNYLNGNGPYPVSDFRSAMRTNWVMDKMLGRIP; from the coding sequence ATGATTAACTGGGGTTTTATCGGTTGCGGAAATGTAACGGAAAAGAAAAGCGGCCCGGCTTTCCGCAAAGTCGATGGGTCGGATGTAGTTGCGGTGATGCGCCGTGATGCAGAATCAGCCAAGGATTACGCGTTGCGGCACCATATAGCCAAGAGGTATTCCGATGCGCATGCGTTGATTAATGACTCCGCTGTGAATGCGGTATACGTTGCTACGCCACCCGGATCACATGCCGAATATGCTGTTGCGGCCATGAAAGCCGGAAAACCGGTGTATGTGGAGAAACCCATGGCTGCTTCGTTCGAAGAGTGTGTGATCATGGCGGAAGCTGCAAAAGAGACGGGAGTTCCCTGTTTTGTGGCGTATTACCGCAGGACGTTGCCCTATTTTCTGCGTATAAGGCAGTTGCTGGAAAGTGGAGAGATAGGAGAGGTCCGCGAAGTGAAAATCCGGTTCATTATACCGCCGTATCCATCCGATTTAAGCCGGGAAACACTTCCCTGGCGGGTGAAGAAAGAGGTTGCGGGAGCTGGGTATTTCTACGATCTGGCTTCGCATCAACTGGATTACCTGGATTTTGTTTTCGGTGAAATAACCGAAGTAGGCGGAACGGCTAAAAACGTAGCCGGATTGTACGATGTGGAAGATACGGTGGACGGAGAGTGGTTGCATAAGATGGGTGTGAGAGGCAGCGGACACTGGGAATTTGCAGCTCCCGTGAGTGAACGTACGGATGAGGTGGAAATTATTGGATCGAAGGGATCTATCCGATTTTCTACGTTTCATTTCACACCTATCGTCCTCAACCGTGCCTCCGGCGAAAAAATCTATACCGAAGAAAATCCCGAAAACATTCAGTTTTACCTGATTCAGAGCATTGTGAATTACCTGAATGGCAACGGACCCTATCCCGTAAGTGATTTTCGTTCTGCCATGCGAACCAATTGGGTAATGGACAAGATGCTGGGAAGAATACCTTGA
- a CDS encoding Gfo/Idh/MocA family oxidoreductase, whose translation MKRENNLTRRTFLKTSAVAGAAGVIGTGTTGFLTSCSGEKKDVTVPLKEPGTYYVPELVDLATDGKELKAGVVGCGGRGSGAAMNFLNAANGVTIVALGDVFEDKVNGLADKLKAEKSIDVPADKRFVGLDAYKQVIDSGIDILIDCTPPFFRAEHFKYAVEQGKHCFLEKPVCVDSVGYRTIVATAKQAQAKNLSVVTGTQRHHQRSYVESYKQIMGGLIGEITGGAVYWNQSMLWYRDRQPAWSDFEFMVRDWVNWKWLSGDHIVEQHVHNIDVFTWFSGLKPAKAVAFGSRQRRVTGDQYDNFSVDFTMENGIHLHSMCRQIDGCANNVSEFIQGTKGSWTSQGGHVIKDLAGNVLWQYDGEAEKANFKQTDPYTLEHVNLINCIRANTPIEQASETAVSNLAAIMGREAAYSGQETTWDAMAAAPLDYTPADLNIGKMDMKGFTVPVPGSAK comes from the coding sequence ATGAAAAGAGAGAACAACTTAACGAGAAGAACATTTCTTAAAACTTCGGCTGTTGCCGGAGCAGCAGGCGTGATTGGGACCGGAACGACGGGTTTTTTAACCTCTTGCAGCGGTGAGAAAAAGGATGTGACGGTTCCCCTGAAAGAACCCGGAACGTATTACGTGCCGGAGTTGGTGGACCTGGCTACAGACGGAAAAGAGTTGAAAGCTGGTGTTGTCGGTTGCGGAGGAAGAGGATCGGGCGCCGCCATGAATTTCCTGAATGCCGCTAACGGTGTTACGATCGTGGCGTTGGGCGACGTGTTCGAAGACAAGGTGAACGGCCTGGCCGACAAGCTGAAAGCGGAAAAAAGCATCGATGTGCCGGCCGACAAGCGTTTCGTGGGCCTGGATGCGTACAAGCAGGTCATTGACAGCGGGATTGATATCCTGATCGACTGCACGCCGCCGTTTTTCCGCGCGGAACATTTCAAGTATGCCGTGGAACAGGGCAAGCATTGTTTCCTGGAAAAACCGGTTTGCGTGGATTCGGTGGGATACCGCACCATCGTGGCGACAGCCAAACAGGCCCAGGCCAAGAATTTAAGCGTTGTCACCGGAACGCAGCGCCACCACCAACGCTCATACGTTGAGTCATACAAACAGATCATGGGCGGCCTTATCGGGGAGATCACCGGGGGAGCCGTCTACTGGAACCAGAGCATGTTGTGGTACCGCGACCGCCAACCCGCCTGGAGCGATTTCGAATTCATGGTCCGCGACTGGGTGAACTGGAAATGGTTGTCGGGAGACCACATCGTGGAACAGCACGTCCACAACATCGACGTGTTTACCTGGTTCAGCGGGTTGAAACCGGCGAAAGCAGTCGCCTTCGGCTCCCGCCAGCGCCGCGTGACCGGAGACCAGTACGATAATTTCAGTGTGGATTTCACCATGGAGAACGGGATCCACCTGCACAGCATGTGCCGCCAGATTGACGGATGCGCCAACAACGTGAGCGAATTCATCCAGGGAACAAAAGGTTCGTGGACAAGCCAGGGCGGGCACGTGATCAAGGATCTGGCCGGAAACGTCCTCTGGCAATACGACGGTGAGGCTGAAAAGGCGAACTTCAAGCAGACCGACCCCTACACGCTGGAACACGTGAACCTGATTAACTGTATCCGGGCAAACACCCCCATCGAACAGGCATCCGAAACGGCAGTTTCCAACCTGGCAGCCATCATGGGACGCGAGGCGGCCTACAGCGGCCAGGAGACCACCTGGGACGCCATGGCGGCGGCTCCCCTGGATTATACCCCGGCAGACCTGAACATCGGCAAGATGGACATGAAAGGCTTTACTGTCCCTGTGCCGGGAAGTGCCAAATAA
- a CDS encoding glycosyltransferase encodes MDISVVIPLYNEEESLPELHAWIKRVMEENGFSYEIIFVDDGSTDHSWEVITGFREQSNRVKAIKFQRNYGKSPALHCAFRKVKGDVVITMDADLQDSPDEIPELYRMIKEEGYDLVSGWKRKRYDATLTKNLPSKLFNATARKVSGIRLHDFNCGLKAYKRSLAQSIEVYNDMHRYIPILAKDAGFKQIGEKEVRHQARKYGKSKFGADRFVNGYLDLLTIWFLNKFGKKPMHFFGLLGSIMFILGFVASILVGASKLYDMHVGNPYRLVTESPYFYISLTMMILGTLLFLTGFLGELISRNSPDRNNYRIEEEF; translated from the coding sequence ATGGATATTTCTGTTGTAATTCCACTCTACAACGAAGAGGAGTCTCTACCGGAACTGCATGCATGGATTAAGCGGGTGATGGAAGAAAACGGATTTTCGTACGAAATTATCTTTGTAGACGATGGGAGTACCGATCATTCGTGGGAAGTGATTACCGGATTTCGTGAGCAGTCGAATCGGGTGAAGGCCATAAAGTTCCAGCGTAATTACGGAAAATCACCCGCTTTGCATTGTGCCTTCCGGAAAGTTAAAGGAGACGTGGTAATCACCATGGATGCCGACCTGCAGGACAGTCCCGACGAAATTCCCGAACTTTACCGGATGATAAAGGAAGAGGGTTACGACCTGGTTTCTGGGTGGAAACGCAAGCGTTACGATGCCACATTGACCAAAAACCTGCCGTCGAAGCTTTTTAATGCCACGGCAAGAAAAGTATCGGGTATCCGCCTTCACGATTTCAATTGCGGTCTAAAAGCCTACAAACGCTCATTGGCCCAAAGCATTGAAGTGTATAACGACATGCACCGCTATATTCCCATTCTGGCAAAAGATGCAGGATTTAAACAGATCGGCGAGAAAGAGGTCCGTCATCAGGCGCGCAAATACGGAAAAAGCAAGTTCGGCGCAGACCGTTTTGTGAACGGTTACCTCGATTTGTTGACCATCTGGTTTTTGAATAAATTCGGCAAGAAACCGATGCATTTCTTTGGGCTCTTGGGCAGTATAATGTTTATTCTGGGGTTTGTTGCCAGCATCCTGGTGGGTGCCTCCAAGCTGTACGATATGCATGTAGGAAATCCGTACCGGCTGGTAACCGAATCGCCCTACTTTTACATATCACTGACGATGATGATCCTGGGAACACTGCTTTTTCTTACCGGTTTTCTAGGAGAATTGATTTCACGCAATTCTCCCGACCGGAATAATTACAGGATTGAAGAAGAATTTTAA
- the ccsA gene encoding cytochrome c biogenesis protein CcsA: MEKIRQLLASYKTTIVLLLVYAFLMALATFIEKEMTTEAAKVMIYYSPVFFFLQFLLVVNFILTFIDHRFIKRRRWALTVIHFAFVVILAGALTTHVFGKEGTMHIREGETNNVMVMHTSKGVFKEELPFTLELTKFRLIRYPGSMSPSSYESDLRIHIDGEVREARVYMNNVLDLKGYRFFQASYDEDEQGTVLSVNKDVAGRNITYAGYFFLVAGFVLMFVTPNSRLNKLSRQLNELRRSAKLTVVFLLIAFSAAAQDFTSQAIFQAVQRNAVPVEHAAEFGQLPVQFAGRIIPMNTFSAELLRKIHKDNKIGKLNSDQFLLGILTMPKMWMQVPFIANSNEEVAKMFQLPEQHFAYAQVFDPKGNYKLLARVNEAYHKPESQRNEFDKDIIKLDEKINILFLLLNHKLVALFPKADAPNDTWYAPGDDLSGIPEEDSLFISRSLPLYLSEVNRSLESGDWQQPNTILDSIAAFQQKADQAGHINPKKIRTEIRYNKQNIFSKTRTGYFALGLLLLMTAFLRLFKEAMWTNILSKVLVWGIFLVFLYHVYGMAMRWYISGYAPWSNSYETMVYVAWATILAGLIFGRKSDLTLATATIFGGIILFVSGLNWMEPQITTLVPVLKSPWLMFHVAVTVAAYGFFGISLLLGLSNLLILSVAKKETAMLHVRELSIINNMSLLVGLALMTIGTFLGGIWANESWGRYWSWDPKETWALITVVVYSVVTHIHLVRKLNNDWFFNLASVMAFASVLMTFWGVNYLLSGLHSYGENEGVSEVFVYLYAILFGVIVLALVSYRGYKKFKSQGPTSNFY, encoded by the coding sequence ATGGAAAAAATAAGACAACTTCTCGCATCCTATAAAACGACAATAGTTCTTTTACTTGTTTATGCCTTTTTAATGGCGCTTGCTACGTTTATCGAAAAAGAGATGACTACCGAAGCGGCCAAAGTTATGATTTATTATTCTCCCGTTTTCTTTTTCCTCCAATTCCTGTTGGTTGTAAATTTCATTTTAACGTTTATTGATCACCGTTTTATAAAAAGACGCCGTTGGGCACTTACGGTTATCCACTTTGCATTTGTTGTTATTCTCGCCGGGGCATTAACAACACATGTTTTTGGAAAAGAAGGAACAATGCACATCCGTGAAGGAGAAACTAACAATGTAATGGTTATGCATACGTCGAAAGGGGTATTTAAGGAAGAACTCCCGTTCACGCTAGAACTTACTAAATTCAGGTTGATCAGGTATCCCGGTTCCATGAGCCCCTCTTCCTATGAAAGCGATTTACGGATACATATCGATGGTGAAGTGCGTGAGGCGCGTGTTTACATGAACAATGTACTCGATTTGAAAGGATACCGTTTTTTTCAGGCCTCTTATGACGAGGATGAACAAGGTACTGTTTTATCTGTCAACAAGGATGTGGCTGGACGAAACATTACTTACGCCGGATATTTTTTCCTGGTAGCCGGATTTGTTTTGATGTTCGTTACTCCAAACTCCCGGTTAAATAAACTTAGCCGCCAGTTAAACGAATTGAGGCGTTCGGCAAAGCTGACGGTCGTTTTTCTGCTTATAGCCTTCAGTGCCGCCGCTCAGGACTTTACCAGCCAGGCTATCTTTCAGGCCGTGCAAAGAAATGCTGTCCCGGTGGAACATGCTGCGGAGTTCGGACAGTTGCCGGTTCAATTCGCAGGCAGGATTATACCGATGAATACTTTTTCAGCGGAGCTATTGAGAAAGATACATAAGGACAATAAAATTGGAAAACTAAATTCCGATCAGTTCTTGCTGGGGATACTCACGATGCCGAAGATGTGGATGCAGGTGCCGTTCATTGCCAATTCCAACGAAGAGGTGGCAAAAATGTTTCAGTTACCGGAACAGCATTTTGCGTATGCCCAGGTCTTTGACCCAAAGGGAAACTACAAACTTCTTGCCCGGGTAAATGAAGCCTATCACAAACCTGAATCGCAAAGAAATGAGTTTGATAAAGACATTATCAAACTCGATGAAAAGATAAACATCCTTTTCTTGTTGCTTAACCATAAACTGGTGGCACTTTTTCCAAAAGCGGATGCTCCCAACGATACCTGGTATGCTCCGGGAGATGATTTGTCGGGAATACCTGAAGAAGATTCCTTGTTTATTTCCCGCTCTTTGCCCCTGTATCTTTCGGAAGTAAACCGGTCGCTTGAAAGCGGAGACTGGCAGCAACCCAACACAATTCTCGATTCAATAGCTGCCTTTCAACAAAAGGCAGATCAAGCCGGTCACATAAACCCCAAGAAAATACGCACGGAGATCCGTTACAACAAACAAAATATTTTCAGTAAAACCCGCACCGGTTATTTTGCCCTGGGCCTCCTGTTGCTTATGACGGCTTTTTTACGGCTTTTCAAAGAAGCAATGTGGACAAATATTCTCTCCAAGGTACTCGTCTGGGGTATTTTTCTAGTTTTTCTGTATCACGTCTACGGCATGGCTATGCGTTGGTATATATCGGGATACGCACCTTGGAGCAACTCGTACGAAACCATGGTATATGTAGCCTGGGCTACCATACTGGCCGGATTGATTTTCGGACGGAAAAGTGATCTCACCCTGGCAACGGCAACCATCTTCGGAGGAATAATTCTTTTTGTTTCCGGTCTGAACTGGATGGAACCCCAGATTACAACGCTTGTACCCGTACTGAAATCTCCGTGGCTTATGTTTCACGTTGCTGTGACGGTGGCTGCTTACGGTTTTTTTGGGATAAGCCTGTTGTTGGGGTTATCTAACCTCCTTATTCTAAGTGTGGCTAAAAAAGAGACGGCAATGCTTCACGTCAGGGAACTGAGTATTATCAACAACATGTCATTGTTGGTGGGGTTGGCCCTGATGACTATCGGTACTTTTTTGGGCGGTATTTGGGCTAACGAATCGTGGGGCCGCTACTGGAGCTGGGATCCTAAAGAGACCTGGGCACTGATTACCGTTGTTGTCTATAGCGTGGTCACCCATATCCATCTGGTCAGGAAATTGAATAACGATTGGTTCTTTAACTTGGCATCGGTAATGGCATTTGCTTCGGTGCTGATGACATTTTGGGGAGTAAATTACCTCTTGAGCGGTTTACATTCCTACGGAGAAAACGAAGGGGTTTCGGAGGTCTTTGTATACCTGTATGCGATATTGTTCGGAGTTATTGTTCTGGCGCTTGTTTCTTACAGAGGATATAAGAAATTCAAGAGCCAAGGGCCAACCTCTAACTTCTATTAA
- a CDS encoding TlpA family protein disulfide reductase: MEKKTTQKTNKKGSWIFNIIFIGLIALILFTPVGSKLKYWTSKLMASFTPSVQKVEKREKLTDYHWLLTDNNSQSFDLSQAQGKVIFLNTWATWCPPCIAEMPALQELYNKYKNNPDVVFVFATTDPKNTVDKFMTDKGYNLPVYYIQSAPPPQLASNTIPITFLIGKNGGIAIRKVGAADWSSRKVTGTIDQLLQE; this comes from the coding sequence ATGGAAAAAAAGACAACGCAGAAAACCAACAAAAAGGGATCGTGGATTTTTAATATAATTTTTATCGGGTTAATTGCCTTGATTTTGTTTACACCGGTTGGTAGCAAATTGAAGTATTGGACAAGCAAACTGATGGCTTCTTTTACTCCATCGGTGCAAAAAGTGGAGAAACGCGAAAAATTAACCGATTACCACTGGCTGCTGACCGATAACAACAGTCAATCTTTCGATTTAAGTCAGGCGCAGGGGAAAGTGATTTTCCTGAATACCTGGGCAACATGGTGCCCACCTTGCATTGCAGAGATGCCTGCCTTACAGGAACTTTACAACAAGTACAAAAATAATCCCGATGTGGTGTTTGTGTTTGCAACCACAGATCCGAAGAATACGGTGGATAAATTCATGACCGACAAAGGGTACAATTTGCCGGTGTATTACATTCAATCTGCCCCACCCCCTCAACTGGCTTCCAACACCATTCCCATCACTTTTTTGATTGGAAAAAACGGCGGTATTGCCATCCGGAAAGTAGGCGCCGCCGATTGGAGCAGCAGGAAGGTTACCGGCACAATTGACCAGTTACTTCAAGAATAA
- a CDS encoding FAD:protein FMN transferase, whose amino-acid sequence MKTKISFLTVSVLIFTIIVSSCNPKKQNYSYFQNSGEIFHTSYHIKYAYKRSLEDEILAELDRFEQSLNPFRENTVITKINSNIPVKPDSLFMEVFNKATEVSRMTDGKFDITASPLIDAWGFGFRNMDSITPEIIDSLKEFVGYDKIRIDSEGNVVKSDPRLQLNTSAISKGYACDLVARLFDSYGIENYMIEIGGEIVTKGVNDKGVCWRIGVDKPIDDSTGMQHELQTILSLCDKSLATSGNYRNFYVKDGKKYAHTIDPQTGYPSEQDILGATVIAEDCMTADAYATAFMASGLEKSKEIARKIPGLHYYFIYVKPDSTLDIAYSEGFEQFFAN is encoded by the coding sequence ATGAAGACAAAAATATCTTTTCTAACGGTATCCGTACTTATTTTTACCATTATTGTATCTTCGTGTAATCCTAAAAAACAAAACTACTCCTATTTTCAAAACAGCGGTGAAATTTTCCATACCTCTTACCACATCAAATACGCTTACAAGAGATCATTGGAAGATGAGATTCTGGCTGAACTGGACAGGTTTGAGCAATCTTTGAATCCTTTCCGGGAAAATACGGTCATCACCAAAATAAACAGCAATATACCCGTGAAGCCCGATTCACTTTTTATGGAAGTATTCAACAAAGCCACGGAAGTTTCACGGATGACGGACGGAAAATTTGATATTACGGCCTCGCCGCTTATTGATGCCTGGGGATTCGGTTTCAGGAATATGGACAGCATCACGCCCGAAATTATCGACAGCCTGAAAGAATTTGTGGGATACGATAAGATCCGGATCGACAGTGAAGGAAATGTCGTAAAATCCGATCCGCGGCTACAGTTAAACACTTCCGCCATATCCAAAGGTTATGCCTGTGATTTGGTTGCCCGTTTGTTCGATAGCTATGGGATTGAAAATTACATGATAGAGATTGGCGGTGAGATCGTGACCAAAGGCGTGAACGATAAAGGTGTATGCTGGCGCATCGGAGTAGATAAGCCTATCGATGACAGTACGGGTATGCAGCATGAATTGCAAACCATCTTATCGCTGTGCGATAAGTCGCTGGCGACATCGGGGAATTACCGGAATTTCTACGTGAAAGACGGAAAAAAGTATGCCCATACCATCGACCCGCAAACCGGGTATCCTTCGGAACAGGATATTTTAGGCGCAACCGTTATTGCTGAAGATTGTATGACTGCCGATGCCTATGCTACGGCATTTATGGCTTCGGGCTTGGAAAAGTCGAAGGAGATTGCCCGGAAAATA
- a CDS encoding DUF4199 domain-containing protein, giving the protein MQEDKSQLMNYAMYGGVFLGLFWMLKYLFVMGAGRIPALSILGSFLAVGTPLVLFYFLVKYKTAIVNNNMGYWHGVQFGIMLFFFASLLEAVIVFIHITWVDQAFVGKLYENMIETVRMMNLSESMVNSLEDQPLPTTVNYIFSNVILADVFIGMILSLFVVPFARRYTPANRK; this is encoded by the coding sequence ATGCAAGAAGATAAGAGTCAGTTGATGAACTATGCCATGTATGGCGGCGTTTTTTTGGGTCTGTTTTGGATGTTGAAATATCTTTTTGTGATGGGTGCGGGCCGGATTCCGGCTTTAAGTATCCTCGGATCATTCTTGGCTGTAGGCACGCCGCTTGTTCTTTTTTATTTTCTGGTAAAGTATAAAACCGCAATCGTAAACAATAATATGGGATATTGGCACGGAGTCCAGTTTGGTATCATGTTGTTTTTTTTTGCATCACTTCTGGAAGCCGTAATTGTCTTCATACATATCACTTGGGTTGACCAGGCTTTTGTAGGGAAGTTGTATGAGAATATGATCGAGACCGTAAGGATGATGAATTTGAGTGAGAGCATGGTAAATTCCCTTGAAGATCAACCGCTACCTACAACCGTAAACTATATCTTCAGTAACGTGATCCTGGCCGATGTTTTTATCGGAATGATTTTATCGTTATTTGTTGTGCCGTTTGCCCGCAGGTACACACCTGCAAATCGTAAATAG